In Salvia miltiorrhiza cultivar Shanhuang (shh) chromosome 4, IMPLAD_Smil_shh, whole genome shotgun sequence, the DNA window CCAACAAAGTATTATAcgtcggcacttagtgaaggaggaaggttgcaaccatccctTGCGAGCGCGTGGTTGGACGAAGCCTTGGGGGCAGAcggtccgtaaaacgcaacaagcactgactcctgaagaagaccagtcgactaaaggtataatgttggtttatgtTGAGTttaattttgaagtgttacggaagcatgttgggcctgataatttgattcattataaCATTATAATTTTTAGAAGCTCATAAGGATTATTTTGCATAGGAAAGAAACATTTGGGgtatttgtgatattttgatTAAAAATGGGGGCAGATTTCTAATTAGAGAAAAAGCTGGCGTGTCAAAAATGGACAAAACtctaagttcatgtattttattggATTTTCCTAAGTTGGTGTTAAAAATGGAATTTCTTCATAGTTGGTGTATTTACACGCAAATTTCCCTAAAAAAACAGCAACAATGCATAATAATTCGTAGCAACTAGCCAAATAAATTCAACCTGTCAACACGGTGAACACACCAAGTTCACCCAACTCATAAGCTGTCAAAAATTCAGCACACACTGCGGGACGTGTGGCGTGTTTcttcaaaatcaacaaaatTGAATTGTTAAGAAAAGAATGTAAACAGCAGTCTCAAAATTGAAACACAACCCCTTCGATCAACCCATTCCAATACAGAACTAGAAACGCCATATTGAAAAACACACATTCACATCGTTCAAAACAACTTGCAGTAGGCTGATTCCGGAAGACTAGAAGAGGACTTACCATGAGTTGCGGGCGGTAGACGGACGGCGAAGTGGTGCAGCGGAGCGGACTGGCGTATAGTTTCGGAGGGCGGCGTCGGAGAGGGGAGAGCGGGGATTTAGGAATTGGGAAGGGACGAATTCAATTGAAGATTTGCATATTAGATATTGGGGTTCCTAATTTAATTTCTATAAGTCAAtatcaattttcaattaataattaaaatatataatatatattaaattatatctAACAAAaacatagaaaataaaataaaataaatatagaataaggaatgatagagaaaaaaaatatgtgacATTCAAAGAAAGAAGATAGGAGAAAGGAGAGGATAGATGAGATAAttaagagagaaaataaaattaattttgtgactttaaacgataataacttatttatttcaaatttattttttataacttttacatcaaattaaagattttgtcatTACCTTTAATTTGACATTCATattaaatactctctccgttccaTTATTAATGACATGTAATCTATTTTGGAGTGTCCCAAGTTAAATGACTCGTTTCTacttttggtaataattttacactataaatcACATGGACTCACATACTTTTACACATTTTAACTTGTAGGCCTTATGTAGGCCTAAATGTCTAATCACCGGTCAGCAAGCACACACATATTCTCTTGATAAGGATGAAATTAGAGATTTCATTTCTTTAAAAGAAAGTTCAAATAAGATATGTTAATAGTTAAGTCCACCTAAAACTCAAATATAAGtcatacataattaaaaataaattattatattcgtATTATTTTGATATTGTTACAGGTTTAAAAGTCACGTTAGGTAGATCTGAGCAACTACAAATCCAAGTCCAGCAGAGTTGAATAATATAATCTAGCAGAGCTGTGATGAGTCTGAAGAAAGAAATAAGCCAGATCTGAGGATGCAAGTCAGTTAAAaaagtactcccttcgtcccgacTTTTTGTATCCAGTTCAAaagggcacgagttttaataaagtgattgatgtgttgtgagtgaaataagagtcccatattttatgtgagtgttaaaataattaaagtggagtaagggccccacctacttttgtcaaaaatagaaatggatactaaaatgtgggacagccaaaaaagaaaaattggatactaaaagctgggacggagggagtaataaagaTATGGAGTAGATCCGAAGACTTGTTAGAATTGACTCTTATTATCAAATCtgaaatttagaaaatatatgtatttttaacACTTTTACCTAGACTAAGTACTCATTTTTCTTTGTAATGTTTTTTCCATTGAATATTTGTTTGTAAGGTTAACAAGACTTGAACCTAGAGACCTATATTAACGGATCCTTGATATTTGAGTTTAGCTATGTTTAGCTCTTTTAGGCTCGAAACATCTAGAACTCATCACCGGACATCCacaatattctatatatatttatctttgTGAAAGAGTGAAAAAGACAAATTGATTTGGCTATTGGTGTCTCTCTCCCATAATTACCCTGCCTTTCTCCAAATTACACGTGCACACACGTCTGGAGACACAGAGAGCTAGAGTGGGGCAGCATATATAGATACATGCACGGGATTTCTATTGgatttaacaaaaaataaataaaaatgttttaataatttatgtataataaaaaatatttaaaaactacTGTTAATGGATAGTTGGCTAACAGTGATGAATTAATGGATTTCTTCATTTTTGCTCCACAAAACACGTTATAACACACACAAGCTAGGAGTTGTTTCGAActttcgattttattttttttaaaattacaagagggtatataataaataaataatctaataaGTATAATACATAATTTAATAAGCAACCCGCACGCAGGTAGGActtctacaccacacaaagatgaAAAAACAATCACACGCAAGCGaaaccactacccacacaaaggtgGGAACATATCCACACAAAAGtaccactacccacacaaaggtgggaacatatccacacaaaagtggaaaaactaTCCGCACACAAGCGGGAATTGAACCCAAAACTTCTCACAAAGAAAAGTTTTTGGGTGCCTCagctttgccacttgagctaggcCTCATTTGCCACCTTAATTTCCTATGcggataatattatcatcttCGTACAGGCGAAGAGTGAGTCTATGCAGTGCCTGGTGGAGTATCTTGATCATTATTCTGCGGTCTCTGGGCAGAAGGTGAGCAATAACAAGAGTTGCTTTTTCATTGGAGATCGTCATGGGTAGTTGGAGCAGAGTATCTGTAAGATTGGGGGTTTTCAGCGTGATACTTCACCTTACACGTATCTTGGAGTTCCAATTTTTCATGGTTACCGTCGAGTCTCTTATTACCTAGGAGTTAAAAAGAAGTCGACGATAGGATTGACAGTTGGTCTCATGGTCTTTTGGTGAGCGTCTGGCTCTGATTATGAGTACTCCCAGTGTTATTTCTCTCTACATCCTTCAGGTGATTGAGCCTTTACAGAGTGTCCTCTGGGATTGGGAGCAATTGATCGCTCGTTTCTTCAGGGGTTCTGTTGGCGAGCATCACAAGATTCACCGGTTCAGCTGGGAGCAGATTTGGCTATCTTTGGAGGGGGGCGGGGAAAGGGGGGTCTCGGTATTCGTCATTTTTCTGCCTTAGTTCGCGCCTTTAACTTTAAGTTGTGGTGGCTCTTTCAGGCTAGAGAGTTGCtctcactactacaaaagtttacatacataacagtgcatagataacggtttttttcaaaaaccgttatgtatgagcgcacttttaggaatagataacggttttgaaaaaatccgttatctatgtactgttgtctatatccatagataacggtttttgaaaaacagttatgtttttgcgttatctattagttgcatacataacggtattacaaaaccgttaagccaccgttatctatgaccatcttttataacggtttattcataacgttaaagaaccgttatgtataagagtcatttacaacggttttggaACCGTTATGTTTGAGCGTATCTAAAAACTGttgtgtataattttttttattaatttttttaaaattatattatattatattatattaaaaaataacatataaattctttatcctaaaatctgaatttatttctagatatagactttgaaaaataaaaaaatcataacatttgttttgttttatcattaagtaacacttatataaaatctaaattagaaatctaaataccaaaaattgaaaaattaaaactgaaaaaaagaaaaaaaaaatagattttatttAGGAAATTTAGAAACTAGAAGCCCTAGTTTTCTTCGTCTCTCACATCTAATCTCCCTGCCTCCTCCTGCCTCCTCCCTgtctctctcgactctctctctcccctctcgactccgccgccggcgccgctgccccgcGCCGGCCCGTCGCCGCCCACCCTTGTCGCTGCGTCGCGCCGCTGCCGCCCACCCTCGTCTCCCTCTTAATCTCATCTCTCTCTGACTCAAATGCACGCACACCACACCGCGCCTGAAATCCTAGATCTATAATCTACAGCCACCTCCCTGCCGATTCCCGTCGACCGCACGGCGGGAAGGCCGCCGCTTCCGAGCGCAGCCCAAAGCCCCCTCTTCTCTCCATACTCCGGCGACAACAGCGGCTccttgccgccgccgtgccctagCTTCAATCCGTCGCTGAACTCCCTCTTTCGGCCGCACCACCTGTCCGACCACCACAGCACCAGCCCAGCCGCCTTCGTCGCAGCGCAACACCACCGCGACCCACTCCAGAACCGCTGCCCCCCACCATCTCCCGGCATCTACACAAGGCGGCTTCGTGCGCCACCCATCGTTCCTATCATGAACGACGAGGAAGAGCCACCAGTCGGCGCGATTTACACCATACCAACAGCGCCAAACACCTCCTGCCACCGTCTCCCGCCGCCCAGTCACCTTCGCCCTTTTCCTGTCACCACCATCAGTTTCCAGACACTGCCGCGCGGCCCCAGCTCCAATCTCAACCCCGCTGTCTGCCGGAGCGAGCCCTGCCCTCCTCCACCGTTCAGGGAAgtttatttcttcatttttgtgTTGTTCCAATCAGGACTTAATTTTTTGCTAAATTAGGGCTCAAATCTAGAAAGAGGCTTCCCCAAATTGATCTATAAAAGGATTTGAACATATTGACGCTATTAAGTCCAGATTTTTAGATATATTACACTATTAAAGACTAAGAGATGAACTAATTCGATGCTATATGGGATAAATGAAATTTTCTTGCTACAAACACTGGAAAAGTAATAGTGACAGATTCTGTATGTTTATCAATGTGGATTGTTGCTGGTTAATAGTTTAGAAGTATAATCATCTTCCTTATAGGAGATTGTAGTGATTGCTTTTACAGTGTGAAGTTTCTATTGTGAAGGGGATAAAATGTAGTGCATGTAGCAGTTGAAACAATTATAACTGTTATTGTGCATGGATGAACTTCGAGGAAGTGTGAATAGAGAACCTTTTCTTTTACAGTGTGAAGTTTTTGATTGTGGAGAGTGTGCTGGCTTGAGCAGAGGAATTTGTGAACCGTGAATGGAGATTCAGTTTTAACTTTGTAACTGAACTCATGCTCCATCTGTTTGACTTCCCTAGCTAGGCAGTAGCCAGCCAAGCTTGTGTGTTGTTGTGGAGATTCACCGTTTAGAGGATTCTGGTCTGGCCTTCCGAAGGAAATGGGTCTGGTTTTGCTAACATTGTGCTTGCTTGTGGAATCTACGGTAACAGCTGCCTCTGGCTTGTTGGAGCATCAAACGGCTTGTGGAAAGTACCATATTAGTAACTCGGATGATCCTAGCCATGAACTCTTTTATATTGATGGAAAATTGGTACATAGGTATTTCTTCTGTAAGGCTATGCGCGACTATCACGAGAGACAATGCTTTGTTCAGGAAAATATCAGAAATAAGTATTGCCAGTCATTAGGTATCAATACCATCAAACTTCTATCTTGAAATTTGGCCATTATCTAAGATTTCTGTATTAACCACcgatatttcagttttatactAATACTTTTTCTGTGCCTGTATCTTGCAGAGAAATTGTCTTTACTGTCTGGCAGAAAATCCCTTCACGATGTTGTTAGAGACAGATATAGTGAGATTGATAATGATAAAACAACTTTGGGTGGAAAGGATAAATATGATAATCCTGTATTAAAACCAAAAATGCTAGCCATGGCACTACCGGCTTTCTTTCTTTTGTGTTGTACTTTGGTCTGTCCATGCTTCCAAGCAAAGAAAAAGGATACGAGTCATACTGTTCTCTCCAAGGAACCAAATTCAAGTGAGTTACATCACCAATTCCATTCAGATGTTTgcatttttttgtttgtttgtttcttttttATGTGAGGTTGTTGCCATGTGCCATTTTCTTTTGATAAGCATATCTCAGAACCAAGTTCGGTTGAATTGGACCATATGCTATCTTTTCTAGTATAATTGAGTTTGGCGAACTTGCTTCATTGTGCACTTTCATAAGTGATTACTAAAGGAAAATGGTGTATGGTTTTCCTCCCACCTCTCCATAGAGTTTCATAGCGGAAGCACACATAGGCACACATAGGCACACTTAAGGATTCAAACATAattatctatgatacgtatcatagtgTGAATTTGGGCATTCTTGAGGTAAGATAGCTAAATGTTTGATGCTTATGTAATTGAACTCTTGGGAGCGTGGAATGTGATTATATGATAGAAATTGGGGGATATTGAGCATGTTACTATGTGTTGAGCCAATTTTGATTTATGAATAAGGGAAGAACGACTTTTAGTATTGAGTGGAGAACTTGTGGTGATTGGTTGTGTTATAACTTGCTTTCTTGGTGTTGATGAgttaaatatgatttaaatttcAAGCTAAAACATGCTAATGTGTAGTAagatgatgtatttgagatctTATAGCTTTTATTTGGCCAAAATATGAGTTATATGTTGAGTTTCAACAGAAACTGTATTGCTGTCAAGTTTGGCTGGACAAACCAATGTCTTGTGAGGGATTTTCGAGAGTGTTCCTATTGtccaaataacttgaaatttttactgTAATAACTTCAGCATGAGTAGGAGGTTTCTGTAAAATTTCAGCTAAATTGGacattgcatatgtatgttcgtGTTGGTGCAGGGTAATCTTCTTCTCATTTTAACAATATAGATATAACATTGAGATCTTGAAGATTACTTATGTAACTCACATGTTGTcggatttttttaattctccagTTCATTATTGTGATTGAGTTTATCATCTTGGCGGATCAAGTAGATGGGAGTCGATGAGCTATGAGGACTACTACAAACGAGAAGGCTGAAGCAGAGAACGTCGTTTCAAATGTCTAGCAAGTTGCGcgcatttgtaatattttttaattaaacatcTAGCTAAATAGAATATATGTGAagttttcattatatttggatgataatgtatgaatattttggatgatatataatattgttattgttgattttatcattttgtcgttttataaaaattgcaaaatttaaaaatatactacaattatataaagtgcaaaaaaactgttataaaaggtgcaaaaaccgttataagaagtaaaaaaaactgttaactatgataggaaaaaaaataaaaaaaatacaaaacataacggaaaaatcctcatacataacggtataaaccgttatgtataatcattatagataacggtttcataccgttatgtatagaaaaaaaactgttaactatgataggaaaaaaaaacaaaaaaaatacaaaacataacggaaaaatcctcatacataacggtataaaccgttatgtataatcattatagataacggtttcataccgttatgtatgagcgtctcgtaccgttatctattctcacatacataacggtttttaaatcgttgtctatgatacgtatcatagataacaccactatacacaacggtttttttgctcatagataacggataaaatccgttatctatgagcgtttttctagtagtgtctGGGCGAGGTATATGTAGGCTAAGTATAGTAATGGCCGTTTTCCTCAGCACTTGCATTACAATGTGCATGTTAGTCCTACATGGCGTCGCATGATGCGCATTTCTAATTCTGCACATTGTCATATTTTATGGTCTCTAGGGAATAGTAGGATCAGTTTTTAGGATGACATATGGTTTAGGGATTGCCCCTTAGGCTCATATAGTCATCCCGAAAATTCTCACAATTTCCCCCGTGTTTGTGATTTGTAGCATGACTTTGCATGGGATGAGACTCACTTGCATGATTTACGTGATTTATATGATCTTCATGCTGATTTGATTGACGCCCTGAGCCAGACACCGATCGTGATGGGGATGGAGGTTGTGATGCGTTGGGATTTGACCAGCCATGGTGAGTTCTCAACTTTCTCCGCTTGGGATCTTGTCCGGAGATGGCTGTCTAGGCAGACTTTGTTCGTTGATATCTGTGGTGATTGTCCTACTCCCACCAAATCTATTTTTCTGCGACGTCTTTTATTTGATCGTCTTCATGTTGATTCTCGTCTCCAGTTGCAGGGCGTTTCTCTTGCTTCCATATGTTTGTGTTGAGTGTCTCCTCAATCCAAGTCGTGTCTGCATGTATTCTGTGGAGTTGAGGCTTATTTGATTATCTGGACTTATTTTAACTCTTGGTTTCCTTCTATGCACACACCTTTTCACACGAGCACTGATATTGCACGTAGACTAGGTCACTAGAGGTGAGCCTTCCCTAGGGAGGCCAAGAAGCATATTTCATTTCTGATACCCTGTTTGATTATATTCCTTTGGACGGAGAGGAATAGTCGTAAGCATATGGCTATTCATTTTCGTGTTTCTCATGTGATTTGGCAGGTTACTTATCATCTTCGTCTATTTATTACGGCGGGGAAACTCAATGTGGCTCATTGGTGTAGATGCGCTCCCCAGGTTGACTTCATGCCTCTAGCTCCACCCGTGAAGAGGACTCTTTGTTCCACTATGGTGCGATGGCTTCCCCTGGAGTCCCCATGGGTGAAGCTGAATACAGATGGATCTTATGACTCTCCGACGCAGCATGGTGACGACGGAAGCATGGTTCGTGATCATACAAGAGCCCTCTTTTCTGCTTTATGTACCACATGTGCTGCCACTTCTAGTTTTTAGGCTGAGTTATCTACTTTGCTTGAGGGTCTTAGGCTGACTATTGCTTTCTCAGCTCATACCTAGGTGATTGTTTTGCTCGTGTCTGTTGGGCATCACGGTCATACTAGTGTCCGACATACTATTGTCTTCGACAACATATCCAGCATCGACGGGTCCGTTTCATCCACATCCACCGCGAGGAAAACCAGCCTAATGACTTTTTGACGAGGAGAGGGCATCAGATTCAGGCGTTGACTACTTTTGATTGTTTTTCTGTTCCACGATACTTTCTATCTGTGGTTAGGATGGACCAGCTTGGTTATCCTAACTTTAGAATTAGGTTCCATGATGATAGTTATTTCGTTTTGATGTTTCTTAGGTCATTTGAATGTAGTCACTTTTGGGCTACATCTATGTATGTTTTTATAGTCCATTTGATTTTTTCGTTTTTTCCTGTTGATTTCACTGGACGTTGTCACTTTTGGACAACATCGTGTATGAAATATTGATTGATGTTTTATTTACAGGTTGGGGGGTCTGCCTAACACCTCACCCTCTGagtgtttgtttgtttttttttttttttttaaataaaaactaatttaGTTATGAGCactacttttatttttcattttgtgATGTAACTGAAATAGTATGTGTTTTAAAATTAtctctctttatttttttaatatttatttggaAGTTAGATTGAGTTGGAAACTCGTAAAGAAAATATCAGTATCCTGTATCCATCATCACTGCACATGTACGTACACACAAACCAAGAGCTTAAAAGCTCCTCTGATATTTATTTACTGAACTCTTTAATTTaaatacctatatatatatatatctcactaTAAAGGAAATAACACTCGCTAATTGGTGAGACTTCATCGTTAATTTGGTTAACGACGGACATTACGATGCAACTGACgtcgtgattttttttttttatttatttatcaaaaactACTAACGACTgaaagtcttttttttttttttgtttgaaacCTAAATACTGAAAGTCTTAAGTGTTAATGACAATGATTTTGTAACTAACGATGAAATTTTCCATCTTCAATCcgtcattaaatatttttatttatttaaaagcaTATTTTTATTAGAGTTTGATTTAAAGGAAGCGGTGAAGTCTTGTCTCTCTGTAATACATAATCAGAAGTCTTCCACACGCAGATCAAACACCGCCGTGAGCCACCATCTTCGATTATCTCATATTCTTTGCAAATCTTATACACAAACTAACTCCAACTATGCTCCAACCTTTTCTCACGAATTCGGTAATCTAACCGATGTGGCAACAGTAGGGTTTTGAAGTGCAAATAAATTTGCGTAAAtatatttaaacaaaattatttattaacgatgatttttttaataaaaatataataaagatgaattttcaaaattaatttcttttactAACgccaaaaatatattattaaaaaaaactaaaaatgaaattattcaTCAATAAAATTAGGTCCAAAGCTTAAATGGcaatattacatttcattgcTAATCCTATGTTTTTTTAGCTCATATTTCAACAACTCTTGCATTAAGAATGTGTTctatttgattgtaaatttataataagaaaaatgagggatatataaagaaaaaattcCATTAAatctcttccttttttttcccTCTCATTTTTTGCAAAAGAAAATTTTAtccattctcatttctcatttccACTTcaaggagagataatattatccgtCTATTTTTTATtcgataatattatcctaaccCTACTTAAAgtgaaaaaaaaggaataaaaaagAGTCAAATTATCTTTTGCAGAAATTGAGTAAAGAAATGATAGATTCaaaaagaattttttatttattttattttttattttcttgtgatAAATTATGGAGCATATAATAAAGGAGAACACGCcgttgaaaaaaagaaaaagaatataacTCTTacattcaaaaaaggaaaaagaaaaagaagataatTATATGGATAAGTAAGCAAGAATAGTTGAAGGACCAACAAAAATAGTCCAAAAGTTCCACGTGATGATATGATTCATGTCCAATATCAAGCTTGTCGTTGGTTGTGCGCGTTATCACTAATTAATTCGTGTGTTTTGTCTGGCATTCCAATTGCCAAACACTTGAATCATGCAAACAAACGATTATGCTCTATCTGGATTCTTCATACTGAgattatattttttgtaataacaTGAGAATAATATTATTTAGTATTTATGATGATCATACTGATTTCTTTGCGATATATAAAAgtacaaatattttttattgacAAATGTTATTAGTATTTATAATGACATGCAAACTCATATTCTCATCATTAATAGAaagtatttataattaatttatatttgaatgtaatgataattagcggaaaaaagaaaaaaaaaattaaactaaaagaCATAACAAAAAGATATTGTAATACCTACATATAATAAAACTTTATTACAACATCATTAAATGTAacaaaatttattacatttttacatggtaacaaaaatataaaaacgtaTAGACGGATGTAACTGAATTTTATCACACCCAAATATGCAAATAAATTTGAAGACGTACACGTCCCTAGCTAAATTATATGAGTGCTAGACAATTTGATTGGATGATGATGAAGGTGGAGCTAATTAACAGCGGAGCAAACCCTACGGATCTCACCGTTGGTGCCGACCTTAACTCCGACATTGCTCATCTTGACCATGGACCTCCCGAACTCGACGTTGAAGGTGAGGCCGAGCAGCCCCCTCACTCCCAGGAAGCGCTGCACCACGCCTCTCGTGGAGGCGTCGCCCCACAGCCTCTGGTCCGATTCCAGGACCCCCCGCCCGTCCCTCAGCTTCGCGAAGTAGGCCGCGTCGAACCGGTTCTCGCTGCCGTTGTCCAGCCCCACGCGCCTCGTGCCGTCGCCGCCGTCCGGGCAGAGGCCCCGGAGCGTCGGCAGGAAGGCCGGGTCGATTGTCGGGTCGGGCCCACCGTTGGTGAAGTTGTACAGCCGGTACCGGAAGAACTGGC includes these proteins:
- the LOC131019443 gene encoding calmodulin-binding receptor-like cytoplasmic kinase 3 isoform X2, yielding MGLVLLTLCLLVESTVTAASGLLEHQTACGKYHISNSDDPSHELFYIDGKLVHRYFFCKAMRDYHERQCFVQENIRNKYCQSLEKLSLLSGRKSLHDVVRDRYSEIDNDKTTLGGKDKYDNPVLKPKMLAMALPAFFLLCCTLVCPCFQAKKKDTSHTVLSKEPNSIHYCD
- the LOC131019443 gene encoding calmodulin-binding receptor-like cytoplasmic kinase 3 isoform X1 codes for the protein MGLVLLTLCLLVESTVTAASGLLEHQTACGKYHISNSDDPSHELFYIDGKLVHRYFFCKAMRDYHERQCFVQENIRNKYCQSLEKLSLLSGRKSLHDVVRDRYSEIDNDKTTLGGKDKYDNPVLKPKMLAMALPAFFLLCCTLVCPCFQAKKKDTSHTVLSKEPNSSELHHQFHSDVCIFLFVCFFFM